In Syngnathus scovelli strain Florida chromosome 11, RoL_Ssco_1.2, whole genome shotgun sequence, one DNA window encodes the following:
- the trub2 gene encoding pseudouridylate synthase TRUB2, mitochondrial has product MATPAARAFRRLEGLFCIYKPAGVPWKLVRDGIETKLLKGLDALPSLPIPEQTRFLPPPGGDNLTPKVLSAVCVPALSKHRLVTGPEFQHIRVGVGHRLDTFSSGVLVLGIGNGNKALNDLYHTRVTRDYTLEGEFGTATDDFSHMGRVVERSTYDHITQDKLERVLAMLQGANQKALLMYANVDMQSQEAYEMAVQGSLGPDGKSPPILMSLRCIRFQPPNFTLEVQCLNETQKYLRKVVHEIGLELRSTAICKGVRRTRDGTFTLQDALIRHQWTTAEIMRAVKKNRPSTRSGTVISSNRSKPVPADKTSVQVKRHKAVTASLHQDPTNKLC; this is encoded by the exons ATGGCAACTCCTGCTGCTCGAGCTTTCCGTAGGTTAGAGGGTTTGTTTTGCATCTACAAACCTGCTGGCGTCCCATGGAAACTCGTGAGGGACGGCATTGAGACCAAGCTCCTTAAAG GGTTAGATGCGTTGCCATCGCTGCCTATTCCTGAGCAGACCCGGTTTttgccaccaccaggtggtgacaaCCTGACGCCCAAGGTGCTGTCAGCAGTTTGCGTCCCAGCCCTGTCCAAACATCGTTTGG TCACTGGTCCTGAATTCCAGCATATTCGAGTTGGTGTTGGACATCGTTTGGATACATTTTCCTCTGGTGTATTGG TCCTTGGTATCGGGAATGGAAACAAGGCTTTGAATGACCTGTACCACACCAGAGTCACAAGG GATTACACATTGGAGGGTGAGTTTGGGACAGCTACAGATGACTTCTCCCACATGGGACGGGTTGTGGAAAGATCCACTTATG ATCACATCACGCAAGATAAGCTGGAAAGAGTTTTGGCAATGCTGCAGGGAGCGAATCAAAAGGCTTTGTTAAT GTATGCTAACGTAGACATGCAGTCACAGGAAGCCTACGAGATGGCCGTGCAAGGTTCATTAGGTCCAGATGGGAAGTCGCCGCCTATTTTGATGAGTTTACGGTGCATTCGCTTCCAGCCTCCCAACTTCACTTTGG AGGTGCAGTGCCTGAACGAAACACAGAAATACCTGCGCAAAGTAGTGCACGAAATAGGACTGGAGCTACGCAGCACGGCCATCTGCAAGGGAGTTCGGCGCACAAGAGACGGCACCTTCACGCTGCAGGATGCACTCATCCGCCACCAATGGACAACCGCTGAGATCATGCGCGCTGTTAAGAAAAACAGACCGTCGACTCGATCGGGGACTGTGATTTCAAGCAACAGAAGCAAACCAGTACCCGCCGACAAGACGTCCGTTCAAGTTAAGAGACACAAAGCTGTGACCGCCTCACTCCACCAAGATCCCACAAACAAGCTCTGCTGA
- the srsf3a gene encoding serine/arginine-rich splicing factor 3a — translation MGDPSFNRDCPLDCKVYVGNLGNNGNKAELESAFGYFGPLRSVWVARNPPGFAFVEFEDPRDASDAVRELDGRSMCGCQVRVELSTGEKRSRSRGPPPSWSRYSRDEGRRRSPARRRSPRRRSLSRSRSRSLSRDRRRYRSTSRDKTRKRSRSFSRSRSRSRSNDRK, via the exons ATGGGAG ACCCTTCTTTCAACAGAGACTGTCCCCTGGACTGCAAAGTTTACGTTGGGAATCTTGGAAACAATGGCAATAAGGCAGAGTTGGAATCAGCATTTGGATACTTTGGTCCTTTAAGAAGTGTTTGGGTCGCAAGGAACCCACCAGGCTTTGCTTTTGTTGAGTTTGAAGATCCAAGAGATGCCTCTGATGCTGTGAGAGAGCTGGATGGAAG ATCCATGTGTGGATGTCAAGTCCGTGTTGAGTTATCCACCGGGGAAAAGCGTTCGAGAAGCCGCGGTCCTCCTCCGTCCTGGAGTCGATACTCGAGAGATGAGGGCAGGCGTCGCTCGCCAGCTCGACGCAG ATCCCCTCGGAGGAGAAGCCTGAGCCGCAGTCGCAGCAG GTCTCTTTCGCGAGACAGACGCAGATATCGGTCTACTTCCAGAGACAAGACCCGTAAGCGCTCAAGATCATTCTCGCGGTCAAGGAG CCGCTCTCGTTCTAATGACAGAAAATGA
- the tgfa gene encoding protransforming growth factor alpha, whose translation MTRILWDAIFLISGSLFTIGAGQSTSTVQDKTKTTLEPSGSRHATTLTIASSTFSFGKKPSRSGTTIFIPTKLASIAYTSASSSGVTAAVSTTALTATTTTSNIPPVKKFVAAAVRSHFDDCPDSHRHFCFHGTCRFLILEETPACICHPGFVGMRCEHADLLAVVATNHRPQTMATVLVLCVIGCVLIIVVCTLLNCWWRQECRKRRRPHHFIPEKSACTQKHRAPCYPPESVV comes from the exons ATGACTCGGATATTGTGGGATGCGATTTTCCTCATAAGTG GTTCACTGTTTACAATAGGAGCAGGCCAAAGCACCTCGACAGTCCAAGACAAAACTAAGACGACTCTTGAGCCTTCAGGAAGCCGCCACGCAACCACCTTGACGATTGCTA GTTCCACATTTTCATTTGGAAAAAAGCCAAGTCGGTCAGGCACGACCATCTTCATCCCTACCAAGCTAGCGTCGATTGCGTACACCTCAGCCAGCAGCTCTGGAGTGACTGCTGCTGTCTCTACTACAGCGCTGACTGCAACCACAACCACCTCAAACATCCCTCCAGTGAAAA AGTTCGTGGCAGCGGCTGTCCGCTCTCATTTCGACGACTGTCCAGACTCCCATCGTCATTTCTGCTTTCATGGAACGTGTCGCTTCCTGATATTGGAGGAGACACCTGCATGCAT ATGCCACCCGGGCTTTGTCGGGATGAGATGTGAGCATGCAGACCTGCTGGCTGTGGTGGCCACCAACCACCGTCCGCAGACCATGGCCACCGTGCTGGTGTTGTGTGTGATCGGCTGTGTCCTCATCATTGTGGTGTGCACGCTGTTAAA TTGCTGGTGGAGGCAGGAATGCCGTAAGAGGAGACGCCCTCATCACTTCATCCCTGAAAAGTCTGCTTGCACACAGAAGCACCGAGCACCGTGCTATCCTCCTGAGAGCg TGGTGTGA
- the rab44 gene encoding uncharacterized protein rab44 gives MPGPTGKKRIGSRRRVVPHVEMPEELSEGDQPSQPEEIGESFSGLSNEEHTPLETYHKSSRRKLGSNRQRKKDNSEQSAIKPHHQLTKEVEQNVQTENLQAETITTGQEVRQREFSEVEAYDSMYGTHLYSAYTPGDASDPSYHDSDVERHQPIGEKLHLEQDSQESVCKQENQSDFSVSIQHIDAEKEDINEELPQPAEAFQGDHGIVKLKETDFPGNADSPTEKSSHCVKNVESKNNVEEVNDSPPVGELLSKEEHEPFDFSQAKDAQRSDQSEIEEIKSPESDQMDHPEIVTHEIETCPENLTDEVLEIHKVDRSVKSPDSCSYPQNKEEQKLLEENTKVLSQKDNFQAPNTNEALINIEQMEPAPCREEVINDQVKSKQEQCTDGLLSPMMDSVFSQPETSFVFDTHSQDNTASTDKHRESFSSARNRKKLGSNRWSKGSYEMVYAAETYSNVKDDAELPKINNVTFEIEAAEKTKIELKDSSDTFPDEKMHGLDRGNTHSDSTKPQLLIQLSNCEEMPEEVLPVDEVKTKTEEENETSSQNGNLGDTLEISMPESRFNEDTEIEDSPAIATISSPKAETSSDEHELLGFSQVCEAQHPDREENETSSQNGNLGDTLEISMPESRFNEDTEIEDSPAIATISSPKAETSSDEHELLGFSQVCEAQHPDSEENETSSQNGNLGDTLEISMPESRFNEDTEIEYSPAIATISSPKAETTTDEHEHFGFSQVCEAQHPNREENETLSQNGNLGDTLEISMPESRFNEDTEIEDSPAIATISSPKAETTTDEHEHFGFSQVCEAQHPNREENETLSQNGNLGDTLEISIPESRFNEDTEIEDSPAIATISSPKAETTVDEHEHFGFSQVSKAQDPGENLTEEVNSSETEQTKDSEILTDGPRGDVDKTLKALVNEFFETHMSDLSALDSILNPQDNPEEQYMLEENTEILEQTKENNHAHDTKETVNTEKSNPTKSQDHDEEAQRTSDDKQSANGILSGMPESRLYSQSVQSEDSSQSEDTTTSTGQQKGSFSQNRNRRKLGSHRRNKGAFVKNFAAESYKEVTDSAAGNGRDEKDPPETKDTVFAIETTEMENTEKKGPSEEECGPTKATIFLPKEKTEEQHELLSMSGDDSTQHLDNNISNMPNQMVNLVEVDQLNSIDDSAVTEICSPAGIMQMEASVERESYKEQASQDHTKPIFKATETIEAVKSQIIQEDDSISLNPDKDAIASSQGEVPNTFCIPTQDTNINSTSNLSVQQSEETFQVSSKEESLENVLEAENSALKEIRDNLEVTGLLNVSSTKKRRMGSTRRSRMSRKPEAEMDKEDDTRSLENVGVLEELPQTEVLPSQRAKSSGKEEQEYDKAENDQNIHKSTSESKVIPTTDEVTTLLSEQVSSHEATQHDGNLMQDQDELMGQPSNIQAINTESEGAPDQNLKSPRLNLAHQKRRMGSTRRSLGTKSKRDLELKLDLSNEVGVAAPVQDLFCQSENQKLMSEGSGLGPTNQENVCDPPSSAETLQSGEENLTLEHHPVEDDVQKQSTSTKLDMLSESELKVRKRKMGSHRKSKVQQTHGDQSEKDNMMQKQAERAEKIITHEQVDDAIHGSEEPQSDLSDPSKSMRNNTSEEALPPRVHHQVTLNVSAGEAGNSKAKPFHVVMVGDSNVGKTSFMKRAENGKFFPDLPASAGLDTCLWTVVVDGKPVVLQLWDTAGQERFRSITHQVFHRAHAFLLMYDITSSQSFTAVHYWATCIHESATKNVPVLLLGNKSDHVERHVSTEEAQKVAKTLNADFMECSAVSGDNVIQSLEAVARLLSHKDDVRDETLELHKEPPKKKAGCC, from the exons ATGCCTGGTCCTACTGGAAAAAAGAGAATTGGCTCTCGTCGGAGGGTGGTACCACATGTTGAAATGCCAGAGGAATTGAGTGAAGGAGATCAACCATCACAACCAGAAGAGATTGGTGAATCTTTCAGTGGATTGTCAAATGAAGAACATACCCCTTTGGAAACTTATCACAAGTCAAGCAGGAGAAAGCTAGGCTCAAATAGACAACGTAAAAAAGATAATTCTGAGCAGTCAGCAATTAAACCACACCACCAACTTACAAAGGAAGTTGAGCAAAATGTGCAGACAGAAAATCTTCAAGCAGAAACGATAACTACTGGACAGGAAGTTAGACAAAGAGAGTTCAGTGAAGTAGAAGCCTATGATTCAATGTATGGGACACATTTGTATTCAGCCTACACACCTGGTGATGCTTCTGACCCGAGCTATCATGATTCTGATGTGGAGAGACATCAACCCATCGGTGAAAAATTGCATTTGGAGCAAGATTCCCAAGAGAGTGTCTGTAAACAGGAAAACCAGTCAGATTTCTCAGTGTCAATACAACATATTGATGCAGAAAAGGAAGATATAAATGAAGAGCTGCCACAGCCGGCTGAAGCTTTTCAGGGAGACCATGGAATCGTCAAATTGAAGGAAACAGATTTTCCAGGCAATGCAGACAGCCCCACTGAAAAAAGTAGCCACTGTGTAAAAAATGTGGAAAGTAAAAACAATGTTGAGGAAGTCAACGATTCACCCCCGGTGGGGGAACTGCTTTCAAAAGAGGAACATGAGCCTTTTGACTTTTCACAAGCCAAAGATGCTCAGCGTTCAGATCAAAGTGAAATTGAAGAGATCAAATCACCCGAATCCGACCAAATGGACCACCCTGAAATCGTGACGCATGAAATTGAGACATGTCCTGAAAATCTAACAGATGAAGTATTGGAAATACATAAAGTTGATCGGAGTGTAAAAAGCCCTGATTCATGTTCATATCCACAAAACAAAGAGGAACAGAAGCTTTTGGAAGAAAACACAAAGGTTTTGTCTCAGAAAGATAATTTTCAGGCACCTAATACCAACGAGGCATTGATCAACATAGAACAAATGGAACCCGCACCTTGTCGGGAAGAAGTCATCAACGACCAAGTGAAGTCTAAACAGGAACAGTGTACGGATGGACTCTTGAGCCCAATGATGGACAGTGTCTTCTCACAACCAGAGACAAGTTTTGTCTTCGACACCCACAGTCAGGACAACACTGCAAGCACAGACAAACACAGAGAATCCTTCAGCTCAGCCAGGAACAGGAAAAAACTTGGGTCGAATCGCTGGAGTAAAGGAAGCTATGAAATGGTCTATGCTGCTGAAACATACAGTAACGTTAAAGATGATGCTGAGCTACCAAAAATAAACAATGTGACCTTTGAAATAGAAGCAGCGGAGAAGACAAAGATAGAGCTGAAAGACAGCTCAGACACCTTTCCAGATGAGAAAATGCATGGTCTCGACAGAGGGAATACACATTCAGACTCAACTAAACCCCAACTGCTAATTCAGCTATCAAATTGTGAGGAGATGCCTGAGGAGGTACTTCCAGTTGATgaagtcaaaacaaaaacagaggaGGAAAATGAAACATCATCACAGAATGGAAATCTTGGCGATACCCTGGAGATAAGCATGCCCGAAAGCAGATTTAATGAAGACACAGAAATCGAGGACAGTCCAGCAATAGCGACTATTTCTTCACCAAAAGCGGAAACATCCTCAGATGAACATGAGCTGTTGGGCTTTTCTCAAGTCTGTGAAGCTCAACATCCAGACAGGGAGGAAAATGAAACCTCATCACAGAATGGAAATCTTGGAGATACCCTGGAGATAAGCATGCCCGAAAGCAGATTTAATGAAGACACAGAAATCGAGGACAGTCCAGCAATAGCGACTATTTCTTCACCAAAAGCGGAAACATCCTCAGATGAACATGAGCTGTTGGGCTTTTCTCAAGTCTGTGAAGCTCAACATCCAGACAGTGAGGAAAATGAAACATCATCACAGAATGGAAATCTTGGAGATACCCTGGAGATAAGCATGCCCGAAAGCAGATTTAATGAAGACACAGAAATCGAGTACAGTCCGGCAATAGCCACTATTTCTTCACCGAAAGCGGAAACGACCACAGATGAACATGAGCACTTTGGCTTTTCTCAAGTCTGTGAAGCTCAACATCCAAACAGGGAGGAAAATGAAACATTGTCACAGAATGGAAATCTTGGAGATACCCTGGAGATAAGCATGCCCGAAAGCAGATTTAATGAAGACACAGAAATCGAGGACAGTCCGGCAATAGCCACTATTTCTTCACCGAAAGCGGAAACGACCACAGATGAACATGAGCACTTTGGCTTTTCTCAAGTCTGTGAAGCTCAACATCCAAACAGGGAGGAAAATGAAACATTGTCACAGAATGGAAATCTTGGAGATACCCTGGAGATAAGCATACCCGAAAGCAGATTTAATGAAGACACAGAAATCGAGGACAGTCCGGCAATAGCCACTATTTCTTCACCAAAAGCAGAAACGACCGTAGATGAACATGAGCACTTTGGCTTTTCTCAAGTCAGTAAAGCCCAAGATCCAGGTGAAAATTTAACTGAAGAGGTTAATTCATCAGAAACAGAACAAACAAAAGACTCAGAAATCTTGACCGATGGACCAagaggcgatgttgacaaaacaTTGAAAGCCCTTGTCAATGAATTTTTTGAAACGCATATGTCTGACCTAAGCGCTCTTGATTCAATTTTAAATCCACAGGACAACCCAGAAGAACAATATATGTTAGAGGAAAACACAGAGATTTTGGAACAGACAAAAGAAAATAATCATGCCCATGACACCAAGGAAACGGTCAACACAGAAAAATCAAACCCCACAAAAAGTCAGGACCATGACGAGGAAGCCCAAAGGACATCTGATGACAAGCAGAGTGCTAATGGAATCTTAAGTGGAATGCCTGAGAGCAGATTGTATTCACAAAGTGTGCAATCAGAGGATAGTTCACAAAGTGAGGACACCACTACCAGCACAGGGCAACAAAAAGGCTCCTTCAGCCAAAATAGAAACAGGAGAAAACTTGGGTCTCATCGACGGAACAAAGGAGCTTTTGTAAAGAACTTTGCTGCTGAGTCATACAAAGAAGTTACAGACAGTGCTGCCGGAAACGGCAGAGATGAAAAGGATCCCCCAGAAACCAAAGACACAGTGTTTGCGATAGAAACCACTGAGATGGAAAACACTGAAAAAAAAGGCCCTAGTGAAGAAGAGTGCGGGCCAACTAAAGCCACAATTTTCCtaccaaaagaaaaaactgaGGAACAACATGAGCTTCTCAGCATGTCTGGAGATGATAGTACTCAACATTTAGACAACAATATTAGTAACATGCCCAACCAAATGGTGAATCTTGTAGAAGTTGATCAACTAAATTCTATTGATGACTCTGCAGTTACAGAGATCTGCTCTCCTGCTGGAATCATGCAAATGGAAGCTTCTGTGGAACGCGAATCCTACAAAGAACAAGCATCACAAGATCACACAAAACCAATATTCAAAGCCACAGAGACTATAGAAGCTGTAAAAAGCCAAATAATTCAAGAGGATGACTCAATTTCTCTAAACCCAGACAAAGATGCCATTGCCAGTTCTCAAGGGGAAGTCCCAAACACATTTTGTATTCCTACTCAAGACACAAATATTAACTCTACATCAAACTTGAGTGTGCAACAATCAGAAGAAACCTTCCAGGTGTCCTCAAAGGAAGAATCACTGGAAAATGTCCTAGAAGCCGAGAACAGTGCCTTGAAAGAAATAAGGGATAATTTAGAAGTAACAGGACTTTTAAATGTGTCTTCTACTAAGAAGAGGAGGATGGGATCTACACGCCGGTCTCGTATGAGCAGAAAACCAGAAGCAGAAATGGACAAAGAAGATGATACAAGATCCCTGGAAAATGTAGGCGTCCTGGAGGAGCTACCGCAGACAGAAGTATTACCAAGTCAAAGAGCCAAATCATCAGGTAAAGAAGAGCAAGAATACGACAAGGCTGAGAATGACCAGAATATTCACAAGAGTACCAGCGAAAGCAAGGTGATACCAACCACCGATGAAGTCACGACTCTCCTTTCAGAACAGGTGTCCTCCCACGAGGCCACACAACATGATGGAAATTTAATGCAAGATCAAGACGAGCTCATGGGCCAACCATCAAACATACAAGCGATAAACACTGAGAGTGAAGGAGCTCCTGATCAAAACTTGAAAAGTCCTCGTTTGAACTTGGCTCATCAAAAAAGAAGGATGGGCTCCACGCGCAGAAGTTTAGGAACCAAGTCAAAGAGAGACTTGGAGCTGAAGTTGGATTTGAGTAATGAGGTAGGGGTCGCAGCTCCTGTGCAGGATCTCTTCTGTCAAAGCGAAAATCAAAAATTAATGTCTGAGGGCTCAGGTCTTGGACCAACCAACCAAGAAAACGTCTGTGACCCTCCAAGCTCAGCTGAGACTCTTCAGTCAGGCGAAGAAAATCTCACTTTGGAGCATCATCCAGTTGAAGATGACGTACAGAAACAGTCTACCTCAACCAAACTTGACATGCTCTCGGAATCAGAGCTAAAAGTGAGAAAGCGGAAAATGGGATCTCACCGGAAGTCCAAAGTACAACAAACCCACGGCGATCAAAGTGAAAAAGACAACATGATGCAAAAACAAGCCGAGAGAGCCGAAAAAATAATCACACACGAACAAGTGGATGACGCCATCCACGGGTCTGAAGAACCACAG AGTGATCTAAGTGACCCATCAAAGTCTATGAG AAACAACACATCAGAGGAAGCACTGCCACCCCGAGTCCATCATCAGGTAACCCTCAATGTGTCGGCAGGTGAAGCAGGCAACTCGAAAGCGAAGCCCTTTCATGTGGTCATGGTCGGTGACAGCAACGTGGGCAAGACGTCGTTCATGAAACGAGCGGAAAATGGGAAATTTTTTCCGGATTTGCCTGCCTCTGCTG GCCTTGACACATGCTTGTGGACGGTGGTCGTGGATGGCAAACCTGTGGTGCTCCAACTGTGGGATACGGCGGGTCAAGAAAG GTTTCGCAGTATCACCCATCAGGTATTCCACAGAGCACATGCATTTCTCCTGATGTATGACATCACATCTTCTCAAAGCTTCACCGCAGTCCACTACTGGGCGACATGCATTCAC GAAAGCGCCACGAAAAACGTTCCTGTTTTACTTCTTGGGAATAAAAGCGATCACGTCGAGCGTCATGTTTCAACCGAAGAGGCTCAGAAGGTTGCAAAG ACGTTAAACGCAGACTTCATGGAGTGCAGCGCTGTCTCTGGTGACAATGTGATTCAGTCTTTGGAGGCAGTTGCCAG ATTGTTGAGCCATAAAGATGACGTAAGAGATGAAACCCTAGAGTTACATAAAGAACCTCCAAAGAAGAAAGCAGGATGTTGCTGA
- the slc2a11a gene encoding solute carrier family 2, facilitated glucose transporter member 11, which produces MSHDAQQKSSSLTLVLMVASAAIGGTLQYGYNLAIMNSPNTFIQTFINETFMERWAIQLEDYQVTLVWTIIVSIFSLGGLVGAIIAGPMSICFGRKKCLLLNNIFLLSGALLALTSRAARSVEMIILSRVLIGINAGISMNVQPMYFGESAPKHLRGAVSLSSAVFTSFGVVLGQVVGLREILGSESCWQYLLASNAIPGLIQLLTLPWFPESPRYLLIDRGDKEACINALRRLHGCEVESSELAEILEEQAETKGMKPCGPWELFRDRSVRWQLISVMVISSAMQLCGNDSIYFYASYVFKEAGISTEQIQYVTIGTGTCEFTACIMCNLLIERKGRRFMLMGGYILMTVWAVVFTIALSFEHLISWMPYLSMACIFTYILSFGMGPAGVTGVLPTEIFNQTARPAAYMIAGSMMWLNLFVVGMIFPFLVSTARQYCFVPFGTVCLLSALYVGLFLPETKGKSLSAITGEFHMLNFKNEEAHSSQIQYQMGEACPSTTW; this is translated from the exons ATGTCGCACGATGCGCAACAAAAG AGCAGCTCTTTGACATTGGTGCTCATGGTTGCATCTGCAGCCATTGGAGGAACTCTCCAGTATGGATACAACTTGGCTATCATGAATTCGCCTAATACT TTCATACAGACCTTCATCAATGAGACCTTCATGGAGCGCTGGGCCATCCAGCTGGAGGACTACCAGGTGACTCTGGTATGGACCATCATCGTCTCCATCTTCTCACTAGGTGGTCTTGTGGGGGCTATCATCGCGGGGCCCATGTCCATTTGCTTCGGGAG gAAAAAATGCCTGCTGCTCAACAACATTTTCCTCCTAAGCGGTGCTCTCCTGGCTTTGACAAGTAGAGCTGCCCGATCTGTTGAAATGATCATTTTGTCACGTGTCCTGATTGGAATAAATGCAG GAATCAGCATGAATGTGCAACCCATGTATTTTGGAGAAAGTGCACCAAAGCATCTCAGAGGGGCTGTGTCCTTGTCCTCTGCAGTTTTTACATCCTTTGGAGTCGTATTAGGACAAGTAGTGGGACTCAG AGAGATATTGGGTAGTGAATCATGTTGGCAGTATCTTCTTGCCAGTAACGCCATTCCTGGCTTGATTCAGCTGCTTACCCTGCCCTGGTtcccagaaagccccagatactTACTCATCGACAGGGGGGACAAGGAGGCCTGCATCAATG CTTTACGACGGTTGCACGGCTGTGAGGTCGAGAGCAGCGAATTGGCTGAAATTCTCGAGGAACAAGCCGAAACCAAAGGCATGAAGCCCTGCGGGCCATGGGAGCTTTTCCGTGACCGCTCCGTGCGCTGGCAGCTCATCTCCGTCATGGTCATCAGCAGCGCCATGCAGCTGTGCGGCAACGACTCG ATCTATTTCTATGCATCCTATGTCTTCAAAGAAGCTGGAATATCAACCGAGCAAATCCAGTATGTCACAATCGGCACGGGCACGTGTGAGTTCACAGCCTGCATCATGTGT AACCTGCTGATCGAGCGCAAAGGTCGGAGGTTCATGCTGATGGGAGGCTATATCCTCATGACCGTCTGGGCTGTTGTCTTCACCATTGCTTTGTCTTTTGAG CACTTAATATCCTGGATGCCTTACCTGAGCATGGCCTGCATCTTCACCTACATCCTCAGCTTTGGCATGGGACCAG CTGGTGTGACTGGAGTCCTGCCCACAGAGATCTTCAACCAAACTGCTCGGCCGGCGGCCTACATGATCGCCGGCTCTATGATGTGGCTCAATCTCTTCGTCGTGGGAATGATCTTTCCATTTCTAGTG AGCACAGCACGCCAGTATTGTTTTGTGCCTTTCGGGACTGTGTGTCTGCTCTCTGCGCTGTATGTTGGCCTGTTCCTGCCGGAGACCAAGGGCAAGTCGTTATCAGCCATCACTGGCGAATTCCACATGCTCAACTTTAAAAATGAGGAAGCGCACAGTAGTCAGATTCAGTATCAGATGGGCGAAGCGTGTCCATCCACTACCTGGTGA
- the hdhd3 gene encoding haloacid dehalogenase-like hydrolase domain-containing protein 3, with product MRVPLRWVLWDVKDTLLRVRSSVGEQYCDEAKRMGLSLKPTEVESAFRQAYRHYSSQFPNYGIARGLDGKSWWMAVVKATFSQCRVQDPALLNTMALNLYQNFSNAENWEVFPDSKSALESCSSLGLQLGVVSNFDNRLEAILGACGLLSHFNFLVTSEAAGVEKPHAAIFEQAVRKCAVPPTSIAHVGDHYMNDYLASRSAGIHGILLDRSNNSGRHDVPKEHWLSSLDELPARLKQHMDECS from the exons ATGCGTGTTCCTCTACGATGGGTGCTGTGGGATGTGAAAGACACCCTGCTGAGGGTGCGTTCCTCTGTGGGTGAACAGTACTGCGACGAGGCCAAAAGAATGGGTCTGAGCCTCAAGCCTACCGAGGTGGAGTCTGCTTTCCGCCAGGCGTATCGACATTATTCCAGCCAGTTCCCAAACTACGGCATCGCTCGGGGCCTGGATGGAAAGTCTTGGTGGATGGCGGTGGTGAAGGCCACCTTCTCTCAGTGCAGAGTGCAGGACCCGGCCTTGCTTAATACAATGGCACTGAACCTCTACCAGAACTTCAGCAATGCAGAGAACTGGGAG GTATTTCCAGATTCAAAGTCTGCTCTGGAGAGCTGCTCCTCACTAGGACTGCAACTAGGAGTGGTTTCCAACTTTGACAACCGCCTTGAAGCCATCTTAGGTGCTTGCGGGCTGCTTTCACACTTCAACTTTCTGGTGACGTCAGAGGCAGCAGGTGTTGAGAAGCCCCATGCGGCCATCTTTGAACAGGCCGTGCGCAAGTGCGCCGTACCACCCACCAGCATAGCTCACGTCGGGGACCATTACATGAACGATTATTTGGCGTCTCGTTCAGCCGGAATACACGGCATTCTTTTGGACCGAAGTAATAACTCCGGGCGACATGATGTTCCTAAAGAGCATTGGCTCTCATCGCTTGATGAGTTGCCAGCACGACTTAAGCAACACATGGATGAATGCTCCTAA